One window from the genome of Glycine soja cultivar W05 chromosome 12, ASM419377v2, whole genome shotgun sequence encodes:
- the LOC114380242 gene encoding SNF2 domain-containing protein CLASSY 3-like, with protein sequence MGQKKKKVHDHEPVSLKRVRVSERGFDCSGGHAGDPIVIGDSGDDVSEAEEGLRHTEKRFLVEKEWKSEEGKRCSVFVDKVDNFGNDDYACVPENRVILPDDSYGDNQSEKEHCADKSGSDDSFLCLTESEDGATSDEDFQVDYDENDCCSSSEDSDSSSYDDDERGGYSKTVKERVRKVEGETESSGVCKRKGGRKDNEEGEQWIGADCASATSSKSEIYKQEARNAAQKHESKRVKSANVDAEVFGDHWKSSGCSMPSEAEALEHRKKRDTGHQSASLQKKTEYSTMIKKNLDDHEGKKHHHVKGDSAKVVTKKDRKGRKHKYGFNSNKCEKVRVVDDETGDKDELHELEEKDDDFGQGQTKPLASRETIPLDWNFMKKEPIENLEFEKELDILWGEMDMLLRGEEIGSQVDNIGTNEARENEENSASQCKHDTIFNEEIGIYCRWCGWIATEIKYITPPFVDSERCCRRVSSGGGNTSQFDGDLFNDPGDDSEAVWSHNEGTVWDLIPDIKQSLYPHQQEGFEFIWTNLAGTTDLAKLKRVDPCSEGGCIVSHAPGTGKTRLTMVFLQTYLQSFPKCLPIIIAPANILLTWEDELRKWNIGIPFHNLNNSELSGKEKLINEVDWSGNQKQNKDAIRMVKLCSWYKEKSILLISYNLYEKLAGSTAEGDGKKEKKNNKMKKKKKRARPREYIESGMGKVLRDYPGLLVLDEGHTPRNQNSYIWKVLSESRTKKRILLSGTPFQNNFLELYNILCLMKPSFPDSIPQELKKFCQSRQMQERKDVSWDWEPVSSGNTADEKIKLLKLLMNPFVHVHKGSILQKNLPGLRDCVLVLKPDILQQETLESIEYSQSALNFEHKLALVSVHPSLFLNCSLSKKEESVVDKGKLEKLRLNPYGGVKTKFLFEFIRLCDAVNEKVLIFSQFIDTLCLIKDQLESAFNWSVGTEVLYMYGKLDHKQKQSLIRSFNDSNSQAKVLLASIKASSEGINLIGASRVVLLDVVWNPSVERQAICRAYRLGQKRVVFTYHLLAQGTPECTKYCKQAEKNRLSELVFSNRNAESHKLKSSGVMLEDIEDRVLDLMVQHKKLKDMFGECLVQPKERYLETLGP encoded by the exons ATGGgccagaagaagaaaaaggtgcATGACCATGAACCTGTGTCTTTGAAGCGTGTAAGGGTATCTGAACGAGGTTTTGATTGTTCGGGAGGGCATGCTGGTGACCCTATTGTAATCGGTGACAGTGGTGATGATGTCAGTGAGGCTGAAGAGGGGTTGAGGCATACTGAGAAGAGGTTTCTGGTTGAAAAGGAATGGAAGAGCGAGGAGGGTAAAAGGTGTTCTGTATTTGTTGATAAAGTTGATAACTTTGGCAATGATGACTATGCTTGCGTACCTGAAAACCGGGTAATTTTGCCGGATGATTCATATGGGGATAATCAGAGTGAGAAGGAACATTGCGCGGATAAAAGTGGTTCAGATGATTCTTTTTTGTGTTTAACGGAGAGTGAGGATGGCGCCACCAGTGATGAAGATTTTCAGGTTGATTATGATGAGAATGATTGCTGCTCGAGCAGTGAGGACAGTGATTCTTCTtcttatgatgatgatgagagaGGGGGATACAGCAAGACGGTGAAGGAGAGGGTGAGAAAGGTGGAGGGTGAAACTGAAAGTAGTGGAGTTTGCAAAAGAAAAGGTGGAAGGAAAGATAATGAAGAGGGGGAGCAATGGATTGGTGCTGACTGTGCTAGTGCAACCTCTAGTAAATCTGAGATTTATAAGCAGGAAGCAAGGAATGCAGCACAGAAACATGAATCAAAGAGAGTCAAAAGTGCCAATGTTGATGCAGAAgtctttggtgatcactggaaaagTTCAGGTTGCTCTATGccttctgaagctgaagcactagagcataggaagaaaagagatacaggtcATCAAAGTGCGTCATTGCAGAAAAAAACAGAATATTCAACTATGATCAAGAAGAATCTTGATGACCATGAAGGAAAAAAGCATCATCACGTCAAaggagattcagctaaagttgtgacAAAAAAAGACAGGaagggaagaaagcataaatatgggtttaataGCAATAAATGTGAGAAGGTacgggtggtggatgatgaaactggtgaCAAAGATGAGCTgcatgaa TTGGAAGAAAAGGATGATGATTTTGGTCAGGGTCAGACTAAGCCATTAGCTTCTAGGGAAACAATCCCTTTGGATTGGAACTTTATGAAGAAAGAACCTATTGAAAAtttggagtttgagaaggagTTAGATATCTTGTGGGGTGAAATGGATATGTTGCTTCGAGGTGAAGAAATTGGGTCTCAG GTTGATAATATTGGAACAAATGAAgcaagagaaaatgaagaaaattcaGCGTCGCAGTGCAAGCATGATACTATTTTTAATGAGGAAATTGGGATATACTGCAGATGGTGTGGTTGGATTGCCACTGAAATCAAATATATCACTCCACCATTT GTGGATTCTGAAAGATGTTGCAGAAGGGTGTCATCTGGTGGAGGGAACACCTCACAGTTTGATGGGGATCTGTTTAATGATCCTGGTGATGACTCAGAGGCAGTTTGGTCTCACAATGAAGGCACAGTTTGGGACCTTATTCCTGACATAAAACAAAGCTTGTATCCTCATCAACAAGAAGGGTTTGAGtttatttggacaaatttggCAGGAACCACTGACCTTGCCAAATTGAAGAGGGTTGACCCATGTAGTGAAGGTGGGTGCATTGTTTCTCATGCTCCTGGAACAGGAAAGACAAGGTTGACCATGGTTTTTCTTCAGACATATTTGCAATCGTTTCCAAAGTGTCTACCTATTATCATTGCTCCTGCCAACATATTGCTTACATGGGAAGATGAGTTAAGGAAGTGGAACATAGGAATTCCATTCCATAACTTGAACAATTCTGAATTATCGGGAAAAGAGAAACTCATTAATGAAGTTGACTGGTCTGGCAATCAAAAGCAGAATAAGGATGCCATACGTATGGTGAAGTTGTGTTCATGGTACAAAGAGAAGAGCATTCTATTAATCAGCTACAATTTGTATGAGAAGTTAGCAGGATCCACGGCTGAAGGTGAtgggaaaaaagagaagaaaaataataagatgaaaaaaaagaagaaacgtGCAAGGCCAAGGGAGTACATTGAAAGTGGAATGGGAAAGGTTCTGCGTGACTATCCTGGTTTGCTAGTACTTGATGAAGGGCACACTCCTCGGAATCAGAATAGTTATATTTGGAAGGTTCTTTCTGAAAGTAGAACTAAGAAGCGAATCCTTCTTTCGGGGACACCTTTCCAAAACAATTTTTTGGAACTTTACAATATTTTGTGCTTAATGAAACCATCCTTTCCTGACAGCATACCACAAGAACTCAAGAAGTTTTGCCAAAGTAGACAAATGCAGGAAAGGAAAGATGTGAGCTGGGATTGGGAACCTGTTTCGTCTGGAAATACAGCTGATGAGAAAATAAAACTGCTAAAATTGCTGATGAATCCCTTTGTTCATGTTCACAAAGGTAGCATTCTTCAAAAGAACCTTCCTGGGTTGAGAGATTGTGTGCTGGTTTTGAAGCCAGACATTTTGCAGCAAGAAACTCTAGAGAGCATTGAATATTCTCAAAGTGCACTGAACTTTGAACACAAGTTGGCCTTGGTCTCTGTCCATCCATCCCTTTTCCTCAACTGCTCTCtgtcaaaaaaagaagaatctgtTGTTGACAAGGGTAAGTTGGAAAAGCTTAGATTGAACCCTTATGGAGGGGTCAAAACCAAATTTCTGTTTGAGTTTATAAGACTATGTGATGCAGTTAATGAGAAAGTCCTCATTTTCAGCCAATTCATTGATACCTTATGCTTAATTAAGGACCAACTTGAGTCAGCCTTCAATTGGTCTGTGGGGACAGAAGTGCTGTATATGTATGGAAAGCTTGACCATAAGCAAAAACAGTCCCTCATTCGTAGTTTCAATGATTCAAATAGCCAAGCAAAGGTGCTGCTTGCTTCTATAAAAGCATCTTCTGAAGGCATTAACTTAATTGGAGCTTCAAGGGTTGTGCTTCTTGATGTTGTTTGGAATCCCTCAGTGGAAAGGCAAGCTATTTGTCGAGCATATAGACTTGGACAAAAGAGGGTTGTTTTCACATATCATCTTCTTGCACAGGGCACCCCTGAATGCACAAAATATTGTAAACAAGCAGAAAAGAACCGGTTATCTGAACTTGTTTTCTCAAATAGAAATGCTGAAAGTCATAAGCTCAAGAGTAGTGGAGTAATGCTTGAGGATATTGAGGATAGAGTTCTTGATCTCATGGTTCAGCATAAAAAACTCAAGGATATGTTTGGTGAATGTCTGGTTCAACCAAAGGAGAGATATTTGGAGACTTTGGGCCCTTGA